Proteins encoded within one genomic window of Ailuropoda melanoleuca isolate Jingjing chromosome 16, ASM200744v2, whole genome shotgun sequence:
- the KBTBD4 gene encoding kelch repeat and BTB domain-containing protein 4 isoform X1, with amino-acid sequence MGLLMLRAGDGWASSRILGWSLGESLGRTGKCRGEVEKRKCGANRCPRPSLILEGWCCFADRWQREKLATMESPEEPGASMDENYFVNYTFKDRSHSGRVAQGIMKLCLEEELFADVTISVEGREFQLHRLVLSAQSCFFRSMFTSNLKEAHNRVIVLQDVSESVFQLLVDYIYHGTVKLRAEELQEIYEVSDMYQLTSLFEECSRFLARTVQVGDCLQVMWLADRHSDPELYTAAKHCAKAHLAQLQSTDEFLHLPHHLLTDIISDGVPCSQNPTEAIEAWINFNKEEREAFAESLRTSLKEIGENVHIYLIGKESSRTHSLAVSLHCAEDDSISVSGQNSLCHQITAACKHGGDLYVVGGSIPRRMWKCNNATVDWEWCAPLPRDRLQHTLVSVPGKDAIYSLGGKTLQDTLSNAVIYYRVGDNVWTETTQLEVAVSGAAGANLNGIIYLLGGEENDLDFFTKPSRLIQCFDTETDKCHVKPYVLPFAGRMHAAVHKDLVFIVAEGDSLVCYNPLLDSFTRLCLPEAWSSAPSLWKIASCNGSIYVFRDRYKKGDANTYKLDPATSAVTVTRGIKVLLTNLQFVLA; translated from the exons ATGGGCCTACTAATGCTCCGGGCTGGGGACGGCTGGGCTTCGTCTcgcattctgggatggagtcttGGGGAGTCGTTAGGGCGAACCGGGAAGTGCAGGGgagaagtagaaaagagaaaatgtggggCTAACAGATGTCCCAGGCCAAGCCTTATTTTGGAAG GGTGGTGTTGCTTTGCAGAcaggtggcagagagagaagttggCTACCATGGAGTCACCAGAGGAGCCCGGAGCATCCATGGATGAGAACTACTTTGTGAACTACACTTTCAAAGATAGGTCACACTCCGGCCGTGTGGCTCAGGGCATCATGAAACTGTGTCTGGAGGAAGAGCTCTTTGCTGATGTCACCATTTCGGTGGAAGGCCGGGAGTTTCAGCTTCACCGGCTGGTCCTCTCAGCTCAGAGCTGCTTTTTCCGGTCCATGTTCACTTCCAACCTGAAGGAGGCTCACAACCGAGTGATTGTACTGCAGGATGTCAGCGAATCTGTTTTCCAGCTCCTGGTTGATTACATCTACCACGGGACCGTGAAACTTCGAGCTGAAGAGCTGCAGGAAATTTATGAGGTGTCAGACATGTATCAGCTGACATCTCTCTTTGAGGAATGTTCTCGGTTTTTGGCCCGCACAGTGCAGGTGGGGGACTGCCTTCAGGTAATGTGGCTGGCAGATAGGCACAGTGATCCTGAGCTCTACACTGCTGCCAAACACTGTGCGAAGGCCCACCTGGCCCAGCTGCAGAGCACAGATGAATTTCTCCACCTGCCCCATCATCTACTCACTGATATCATCTCGG ATGGAGTTCCGTGTTCCCAGAACCCAACAGAAGCAATAGAAGCCTGGATCAAtttcaataaagaagaaagagaggcttTTGCAGAGTCACTCAGAACTAGCTTGAAG GAGATCGGGGAGAATGTGCACATTTACCTGATCGGGAAAGAGTCATCTCGTACCCACTCGTTGGCTGTGTCCTTACACTGTGCAGAAGATGACTCCATCAGTGTAAGTGGCCAAAACAGCTTGTGCCACCAGATCACTGCAGCCTGTAAGCATGGTGGAGACTTATACGTGGTGGGAGGGTCCATCCCACGGCGCATGTGGAAGTGCAACAATGCCACCGTGGACTGGGAATGGTGTGCACCTTTGCCCCGGGACCGGCTCCAGCACACCCTGGTGTCTGTGCCCGGGAAAGATGCTATATATTCACTGGGTGGCAAGACACTGCAGGATACCCTCTCCAATGCAGTTATCTATTATCGGGTAGGTGATAACGTCTGGACAGAGACAACCCAGCTAGAGGTGGCTGTGTCAGGGGCCGCTGGTGCCAACCTTAACGGGATCATCTATTTACTTGGGGGGGAGGAGAATGACCTGGACTTCTTTACCAAACCTTCCCGACTCATCCAGTgctttgacacagagacagacaaatgccatgtgaagCCCTATGTTCTGCCCTTCGCAGGTCGCATGCACGCAGCTGTGCATAAGGATCTGGTGTTCATCGTGGCTGAAGGGGACTCCCTGGTGTGCTACAATCCCCTGCTAGACAGCTTTACCCGGCTTTGCCTTCCTGAGGCCTGGAGCTCTGCCCCATCCCTCTGGAAGATCGCCAGCTGTAACGGGAGCATCTATGTTTTTCGGGACCGATATAAAAAGGGGGATGCCAACACCTACAAGCTTGACCCTGCCACTTCAGCTGTAACTGTCACCAGAGGCATTAAGGTGCTACTTACTAATTTGCAGTTTGTGTTGGCCTAA
- the KBTBD4 gene encoding kelch repeat and BTB domain-containing protein 4 isoform X3: protein MESPEEPGASMDENYFVNYTFKDRSHSGRVAQGIMKLCLEEELFADVTISVEGREFQLHRLVLSAQSCFFRSMFTSNLKEAHNRVIVLQDVSESVFQLLVDYIYHGTVKLRAEELQEIYEVSDMYQLTSLFEECSRFLARTVQVGDCLQVMWLADRHSDPELYTAAKHCAKAHLAQLQSTDEFLHLPHHLLTDIISDGVPCSQNPTEAIEAWINFNKEEREAFAESLRTSLKEIGENVHIYLIGKESSRTHSLAVSLHCAEDDSISVSGQNSLCHQITAACKHGGDLYVVGGSIPRRMWKCNNATVDWEWCAPLPRDRLQHTLVSVPGKDAIYSLGGKTLQDTLSNAVIYYRVGDNVWTETTQLEVAVSGAAGANLNGIIYLLGGEENDLDFFTKPSRLIQCFDTETDKCHVKPYVLPFAGRMHAAVHKDLVFIVAEGDSLVCYNPLLDSFTRLCLPEAWSSAPSLWKIASCNGSIYVFRDRYKKGDANTYKLDPATSAVTVTRGIKVLLTNLQFVLA from the exons ATGGAGTCACCAGAGGAGCCCGGAGCATCCATGGATGAGAACTACTTTGTGAACTACACTTTCAAAGATAGGTCACACTCCGGCCGTGTGGCTCAGGGCATCATGAAACTGTGTCTGGAGGAAGAGCTCTTTGCTGATGTCACCATTTCGGTGGAAGGCCGGGAGTTTCAGCTTCACCGGCTGGTCCTCTCAGCTCAGAGCTGCTTTTTCCGGTCCATGTTCACTTCCAACCTGAAGGAGGCTCACAACCGAGTGATTGTACTGCAGGATGTCAGCGAATCTGTTTTCCAGCTCCTGGTTGATTACATCTACCACGGGACCGTGAAACTTCGAGCTGAAGAGCTGCAGGAAATTTATGAGGTGTCAGACATGTATCAGCTGACATCTCTCTTTGAGGAATGTTCTCGGTTTTTGGCCCGCACAGTGCAGGTGGGGGACTGCCTTCAGGTAATGTGGCTGGCAGATAGGCACAGTGATCCTGAGCTCTACACTGCTGCCAAACACTGTGCGAAGGCCCACCTGGCCCAGCTGCAGAGCACAGATGAATTTCTCCACCTGCCCCATCATCTACTCACTGATATCATCTCGG ATGGAGTTCCGTGTTCCCAGAACCCAACAGAAGCAATAGAAGCCTGGATCAAtttcaataaagaagaaagagaggcttTTGCAGAGTCACTCAGAACTAGCTTGAAG GAGATCGGGGAGAATGTGCACATTTACCTGATCGGGAAAGAGTCATCTCGTACCCACTCGTTGGCTGTGTCCTTACACTGTGCAGAAGATGACTCCATCAGTGTAAGTGGCCAAAACAGCTTGTGCCACCAGATCACTGCAGCCTGTAAGCATGGTGGAGACTTATACGTGGTGGGAGGGTCCATCCCACGGCGCATGTGGAAGTGCAACAATGCCACCGTGGACTGGGAATGGTGTGCACCTTTGCCCCGGGACCGGCTCCAGCACACCCTGGTGTCTGTGCCCGGGAAAGATGCTATATATTCACTGGGTGGCAAGACACTGCAGGATACCCTCTCCAATGCAGTTATCTATTATCGGGTAGGTGATAACGTCTGGACAGAGACAACCCAGCTAGAGGTGGCTGTGTCAGGGGCCGCTGGTGCCAACCTTAACGGGATCATCTATTTACTTGGGGGGGAGGAGAATGACCTGGACTTCTTTACCAAACCTTCCCGACTCATCCAGTgctttgacacagagacagacaaatgccatgtgaagCCCTATGTTCTGCCCTTCGCAGGTCGCATGCACGCAGCTGTGCATAAGGATCTGGTGTTCATCGTGGCTGAAGGGGACTCCCTGGTGTGCTACAATCCCCTGCTAGACAGCTTTACCCGGCTTTGCCTTCCTGAGGCCTGGAGCTCTGCCCCATCCCTCTGGAAGATCGCCAGCTGTAACGGGAGCATCTATGTTTTTCGGGACCGATATAAAAAGGGGGATGCCAACACCTACAAGCTTGACCCTGCCACTTCAGCTGTAACTGTCACCAGAGGCATTAAGGTGCTACTTACTAATTTGCAGTTTGTGTTGGCCTAA
- the KBTBD4 gene encoding kelch repeat and BTB domain-containing protein 4 isoform X2, giving the protein MGLLMLRAGDGWASSRILGWSLGESLGRTGKCRGEVEKRKCGANRCPRPSLILEDRWQREKLATMESPEEPGASMDENYFVNYTFKDRSHSGRVAQGIMKLCLEEELFADVTISVEGREFQLHRLVLSAQSCFFRSMFTSNLKEAHNRVIVLQDVSESVFQLLVDYIYHGTVKLRAEELQEIYEVSDMYQLTSLFEECSRFLARTVQVGDCLQVMWLADRHSDPELYTAAKHCAKAHLAQLQSTDEFLHLPHHLLTDIISDGVPCSQNPTEAIEAWINFNKEEREAFAESLRTSLKEIGENVHIYLIGKESSRTHSLAVSLHCAEDDSISVSGQNSLCHQITAACKHGGDLYVVGGSIPRRMWKCNNATVDWEWCAPLPRDRLQHTLVSVPGKDAIYSLGGKTLQDTLSNAVIYYRVGDNVWTETTQLEVAVSGAAGANLNGIIYLLGGEENDLDFFTKPSRLIQCFDTETDKCHVKPYVLPFAGRMHAAVHKDLVFIVAEGDSLVCYNPLLDSFTRLCLPEAWSSAPSLWKIASCNGSIYVFRDRYKKGDANTYKLDPATSAVTVTRGIKVLLTNLQFVLA; this is encoded by the exons ATGGGCCTACTAATGCTCCGGGCTGGGGACGGCTGGGCTTCGTCTcgcattctgggatggagtcttGGGGAGTCGTTAGGGCGAACCGGGAAGTGCAGGGgagaagtagaaaagagaaaatgtggggCTAACAGATGTCCCAGGCCAAGCCTTATTTTGGAAG AcaggtggcagagagagaagttggCTACCATGGAGTCACCAGAGGAGCCCGGAGCATCCATGGATGAGAACTACTTTGTGAACTACACTTTCAAAGATAGGTCACACTCCGGCCGTGTGGCTCAGGGCATCATGAAACTGTGTCTGGAGGAAGAGCTCTTTGCTGATGTCACCATTTCGGTGGAAGGCCGGGAGTTTCAGCTTCACCGGCTGGTCCTCTCAGCTCAGAGCTGCTTTTTCCGGTCCATGTTCACTTCCAACCTGAAGGAGGCTCACAACCGAGTGATTGTACTGCAGGATGTCAGCGAATCTGTTTTCCAGCTCCTGGTTGATTACATCTACCACGGGACCGTGAAACTTCGAGCTGAAGAGCTGCAGGAAATTTATGAGGTGTCAGACATGTATCAGCTGACATCTCTCTTTGAGGAATGTTCTCGGTTTTTGGCCCGCACAGTGCAGGTGGGGGACTGCCTTCAGGTAATGTGGCTGGCAGATAGGCACAGTGATCCTGAGCTCTACACTGCTGCCAAACACTGTGCGAAGGCCCACCTGGCCCAGCTGCAGAGCACAGATGAATTTCTCCACCTGCCCCATCATCTACTCACTGATATCATCTCGG ATGGAGTTCCGTGTTCCCAGAACCCAACAGAAGCAATAGAAGCCTGGATCAAtttcaataaagaagaaagagaggcttTTGCAGAGTCACTCAGAACTAGCTTGAAG GAGATCGGGGAGAATGTGCACATTTACCTGATCGGGAAAGAGTCATCTCGTACCCACTCGTTGGCTGTGTCCTTACACTGTGCAGAAGATGACTCCATCAGTGTAAGTGGCCAAAACAGCTTGTGCCACCAGATCACTGCAGCCTGTAAGCATGGTGGAGACTTATACGTGGTGGGAGGGTCCATCCCACGGCGCATGTGGAAGTGCAACAATGCCACCGTGGACTGGGAATGGTGTGCACCTTTGCCCCGGGACCGGCTCCAGCACACCCTGGTGTCTGTGCCCGGGAAAGATGCTATATATTCACTGGGTGGCAAGACACTGCAGGATACCCTCTCCAATGCAGTTATCTATTATCGGGTAGGTGATAACGTCTGGACAGAGACAACCCAGCTAGAGGTGGCTGTGTCAGGGGCCGCTGGTGCCAACCTTAACGGGATCATCTATTTACTTGGGGGGGAGGAGAATGACCTGGACTTCTTTACCAAACCTTCCCGACTCATCCAGTgctttgacacagagacagacaaatgccatgtgaagCCCTATGTTCTGCCCTTCGCAGGTCGCATGCACGCAGCTGTGCATAAGGATCTGGTGTTCATCGTGGCTGAAGGGGACTCCCTGGTGTGCTACAATCCCCTGCTAGACAGCTTTACCCGGCTTTGCCTTCCTGAGGCCTGGAGCTCTGCCCCATCCCTCTGGAAGATCGCCAGCTGTAACGGGAGCATCTATGTTTTTCGGGACCGATATAAAAAGGGGGATGCCAACACCTACAAGCTTGACCCTGCCACTTCAGCTGTAACTGTCACCAGAGGCATTAAGGTGCTACTTACTAATTTGCAGTTTGTGTTGGCCTAA